A genomic window from Streptomyces sp. NBC_01429 includes:
- a CDS encoding sensor histidine kinase, with the protein MSGTRGTDTGIGGAGRRWSLRTRLVVSAVLLIAVVASVIGAVTTIAFRSKLYDQLDTQVHAVAKRAAGPPTGEATPGRPFGGPQNGEDPLRIVTGGGAPVGTVGGQVGTDNTVSRGLRLATTENDSTGPKITEKVLTTAQKNALNSVSHDGDTHTVTLPGLGDYRVEYISASNGSFLVGVPLTEVQDNLNTLVIVEICVTVAGLIAAGIAGSALVSVALRPLRRVANTATRVSELPLHSGEVAPLVRVPDSEADPRTEVGQVGAALNRMLGHVGSALAARQESETRVRQFVADASHELRTPLASIRGYAELTRRGREETGPDTRHALGRIEAEAERMTGLVENLLLLARLDAGRPLSYESTDLSPLVVDAVSDAHAAGQSHHWRLELPEPDEPEAAVQGDAPRLQQVLVNLLANARTHTPPGTTVTARVRRVGAPARAAGAVNGWSRAGRPAGQPARQPAGAWVVLDIEDDGPGIPPALLPHVFERFARGDASRSRAAGSTGLGLAIVQAVVTAHSGTVSVESVPGRTVFSVRLPAAPAPGTTAPGTTVWGTAPALGTTALGTIPALGTTVPGTAPVPGTAPRTGSGGGGRAGGGMPMAPPPPTGPPMASPPSPPSPPSPPSSS; encoded by the coding sequence ATGAGTGGGACCAGAGGCACGGACACGGGCATCGGCGGGGCGGGCCGGCGGTGGTCGCTGCGGACCCGGCTGGTGGTCTCGGCGGTCCTGCTGATCGCCGTGGTGGCGTCCGTGATCGGGGCGGTCACCACGATCGCGTTCCGCTCGAAGCTGTACGACCAGCTCGACACCCAGGTGCACGCCGTCGCCAAGCGGGCGGCCGGTCCGCCGACCGGCGAGGCCACGCCCGGCAGGCCGTTCGGCGGGCCGCAGAACGGCGAGGACCCGCTGAGGATAGTGACGGGCGGTGGCGCGCCGGTCGGTACGGTCGGCGGCCAGGTCGGGACGGACAACACCGTCAGCCGCGGACTGCGCCTCGCGACGACCGAGAACGACAGCACGGGCCCGAAGATCACCGAGAAGGTGCTCACGACGGCCCAGAAGAACGCCCTCAACAGCGTCTCCCACGACGGGGACACCCACACCGTGACCCTGCCGGGTCTCGGCGATTACCGCGTCGAGTACATCAGCGCGTCCAACGGCTCCTTTCTCGTGGGCGTGCCCCTCACCGAGGTGCAGGACAATCTCAACACCCTGGTGATCGTGGAGATCTGTGTCACCGTGGCCGGGCTGATCGCCGCCGGGATCGCGGGCAGCGCCCTGGTCAGCGTCGCGCTGCGGCCGCTGCGGCGGGTGGCCAACACCGCCACCCGGGTCTCCGAACTCCCCCTGCACAGCGGGGAGGTGGCTCCGCTCGTACGGGTCCCGGACTCCGAGGCCGACCCCCGTACGGAGGTGGGCCAGGTCGGTGCCGCGCTCAACCGGATGCTGGGGCATGTCGGGTCCGCGCTCGCCGCCCGGCAGGAGAGCGAGACGCGGGTACGGCAGTTCGTCGCCGACGCCAGCCACGAGCTGCGCACGCCGCTCGCCTCGATCCGCGGGTACGCCGAACTCACCCGGCGCGGGCGCGAGGAGACCGGTCCCGACACCCGGCACGCGCTCGGGCGCATCGAGGCCGAGGCGGAGCGGATGACGGGTCTCGTCGAGAACCTGCTGCTGCTGGCACGGCTCGACGCCGGACGCCCGCTCTCGTACGAGAGCACCGACCTCTCCCCGCTGGTCGTGGACGCGGTCAGCGACGCGCACGCGGCGGGACAGAGCCATCACTGGCGCCTCGAACTGCCCGAACCCGACGAGCCCGAGGCCGCCGTACAGGGTGACGCGCCACGCCTCCAGCAGGTGCTCGTCAACCTCCTGGCCAACGCCCGTACGCACACCCCGCCCGGCACCACCGTGACCGCGCGCGTCCGCAGGGTCGGCGCCCCCGCCAGGGCCGCGGGCGCCGTGAACGGCTGGTCCCGCGCCGGGCGGCCCGCCGGGCAGCCCGCCCGGCAGCCCGCCGGGGCGTGGGTCGTGCTCGACATCGAGGACGACGGTCCCGGTATTCCTCCCGCGCTCCTTCCCCATGTCTTCGAACGCTTCGCGCGCGGCGACGCCTCGCGCTCCCGCGCGGCCGGCTCCACCGGTCTCGGTCTCGCGATCGTCCAGGCGGTCGTCACGGCCCACAGCGGCACCGTGAGCGTCGAGAGTGTGCCCGGCCGGACGGTCTTCTCCGTACGACTCCCGGCCGCCCCCGCACCGGGGACGACTGCACCGGGGACGACTGTCTGGGGGACGGCTCCCGCACTGGGGACGACTGCACTGGGGACGATTCCCGCACTGGGGACGACTGTCCCGGGGACGGCTCCCGTGCCCGGGACAGCTCCCCGTACGGGTTCCGGTGGCGGTGGACGTGCCGGTGGCGGTATGCCCATGGCTCCTCCTCCGCCCACAGGCCCGCCCATGGCCTCCCCTCCCTCTCCTCCCTCTCCTCCGTCCCCTCCCTCGTCCTCTTAG
- a CDS encoding DUF2797 domain-containing protein has protein sequence MGWRCGGIRWAGGVPALGWRRGVERRESALVYGRELAFRAVGARECVGARGNVCPVRAAVPGRSTGGRCAECARLERAHSVAADTVADDPRVYRVYLAWFGPGMVKVGITAEERGSARLLEQGAVAFSWLGRGPLMAARRTEELLRTALGVPDRVPYARKRAVRSALPEPDLRAAEILRMYESAAALEGWPPSLERIAFAAADHAGAFGLAGLPPATGVVGELVDGGCVAGRLIAAAGPDLHLATAGGPSAEGSAADGSPSGGGVTVLDTRLMTGWELTGCPGGGTGSAAVTVPVIPVHDPRRDGVQDGLF, from the coding sequence GTGGGCTGGCGTTGCGGCGGGATCCGGTGGGCGGGCGGGGTGCCCGCGCTGGGGTGGCGGCGGGGCGTCGAGCGTCGGGAGAGCGCCCTGGTGTACGGGCGAGAGCTGGCGTTTCGCGCTGTCGGGGCCCGCGAGTGCGTCGGCGCGCGGGGCAACGTCTGTCCCGTACGCGCGGCGGTTCCCGGGCGTTCCACGGGCGGGCGGTGCGCCGAGTGCGCGCGGCTGGAGCGGGCGCACTCCGTGGCGGCGGACACCGTGGCCGATGATCCGCGTGTCTACCGCGTCTACCTCGCCTGGTTCGGGCCCGGGATGGTGAAGGTCGGCATCACCGCCGAGGAACGCGGCTCCGCGCGGCTGCTGGAGCAGGGCGCGGTGGCGTTCAGCTGGCTGGGCCGGGGGCCGCTGATGGCCGCGCGCCGTACCGAGGAGCTGCTGCGTACGGCGCTGGGCGTGCCGGACCGGGTCCCGTACGCCCGGAAGCGGGCCGTACGGTCCGCGCTGCCGGAGCCGGACCTGCGGGCGGCGGAGATCCTGCGGATGTACGAGTCGGCCGCGGCCCTGGAGGGGTGGCCGCCGTCGCTGGAGCGGATCGCGTTCGCGGCGGCGGACCACGCCGGGGCGTTCGGTCTCGCCGGGCTGCCGCCCGCCACGGGGGTGGTCGGCGAGCTGGTCGACGGCGGGTGCGTCGCCGGCCGGCTGATCGCCGCCGCCGGGCCCGATCTGCACCTCGCCACGGCCGGAGGCCCTTCTGCCGAAGGTTCCGCTGCCGATGGTTCCCCTTCCGGCGGCGGCGTGACCGTGCTGGACACCCGGCTCATGACCGGGTGGGAGCTGACCGGCTGCCCGGGGGGCGGTACGGGCAGCGCCGCCGTCACCGTGCCCGTCATCCCCGTCCACGACCCCCGGCGTGACGGCGTGCAGGACGGGCTCTTCTGA
- a CDS encoding response regulator transcription factor, whose translation MTITSPRGRSEMLRPDGSPVRVLVVDDEASLTELLSMALRYEGWEVRSAGDGAGATRTAREFRPDAVVLDVMLPDMDGLAVLGRLRRDLPQVPVLFLTAKDSVEDRIAGLTAGGDDYVTKPFSLEEVVARLRGLIRRSGAADVRSESLLVVGDLTLDEDSHDVTRAGQSIHLTATEFELLRYLMRNPRRVLSKAQILDRVWSYDFGGQANVVELYISYLRRKIDAGRPPMIHTRRGAGYLIKPGEQPGDAPR comes from the coding sequence ATGACCATCACCTCGCCCCGCGGGCGTTCCGAAATGCTCAGGCCGGACGGGAGCCCCGTCCGGGTGCTCGTCGTCGACGACGAGGCGTCACTCACGGAGTTGCTGTCCATGGCCCTGCGCTACGAGGGCTGGGAGGTGCGCAGCGCCGGGGACGGCGCCGGTGCCACCCGTACCGCGCGGGAGTTCCGGCCCGACGCCGTGGTGCTGGACGTGATGCTGCCCGACATGGACGGTCTGGCGGTGCTGGGCCGGCTGCGGCGCGATCTGCCGCAGGTGCCGGTGCTGTTCCTCACGGCGAAGGACTCGGTGGAGGACCGCATCGCCGGGCTGACGGCGGGCGGCGACGACTACGTCACCAAGCCGTTCAGCCTGGAGGAGGTCGTGGCCCGGCTGCGCGGGCTGATCCGGCGCTCCGGCGCGGCGGACGTACGGAGCGAGTCGCTGCTGGTCGTCGGGGATCTCACGCTCGACGAGGACAGCCACGACGTGACGCGCGCCGGGCAGTCCATCCATCTGACCGCGACCGAGTTCGAGCTGCTGCGCTACCTCATGCGCAATCCGCGCCGGGTGCTCAGCAAGGCGCAGATCCTGGACCGGGTGTGGTCGTACGACTTCGGCGGCCAGGCCAACGTCGTGGAGCTGTACATCTCCTATCTGCGCCGGAAGATCGACGCGGGACGCCCGCCGATGATCCACACCCGGCGGGGCGCGGGCTATCTGATCAAGCCGGGCGAGCAGCCGGGTGACGCCCCGCGATGA